Proteins from a single region of Primulina tabacum isolate GXHZ01 chromosome 5, ASM2559414v2, whole genome shotgun sequence:
- the LOC142547742 gene encoding heat stress transcription factor A-2c-like, whose product MNNSIDFLKEEYVGSSSLEYWDSEELIPRPLEALLEAGPPPFLSKTYDFVEDPSTDEFVSWSRGNNSFIVWDPKKFAINLLPKYFKHSNFSSFVRQLNTYGFRKVNPDRWEFANEVFLRGQRHLLKNILRRKIQYSSFQTSNRSPGSCVTEGSLGLDAEIDRLSRNKQVLVMELVKLRQQQQKTLSYLKTMEQRLKRAEMEQKQTVSLLAKAIQNPTFLQQILQLLIQKKDPQGVTSNKRRRRILNHVSKIVGAEELVFHEGENSNIPTTGNVCFPELGQESEENGDKIDVGTGKFGNGDFYVKVEPQEYGDIPRFDDLELERLALSMQKRQLVMGEKSLERGECKPVDEGILEELITERVDEIETLCDEEDGDDLVEQLGLLVGKLKYKSVDERFWEELINEELDVIGTLGEKGRHA is encoded by the exons ATGAATAATTCCATAGATTTTTTGAAGGAGGAGTACGTTGGATCAAGCTCATTAGAGTACTGGGATAGTGAGGAACTGATTCCTCGACCATTGGAGGCTTTGCTCGAGGCTGGTCCTCCGCCATTTCTCAGCAAAACTTATGATTTTGTTGAAGATCCAAGTACAGATGAATTCGTTTCGTGGAGTCGTGGAAACAACAGTTTCATTGTTTGGGATCCTAAAAAATTTGCAATCAATCTTCTTCCAAAGTACTTCAAGCACAGTAATTTCTCAAGTTTTGTGAGGCAGCTTAATACTTAT GGCTTCAGGAAGGTTAATCCAGACAGGTGGGAGTTTGCAAATGAAGTGTTTCTAAGGGGACAAAGGCATCTTCTAAAAAACATCCTAAGAAGAAAGATACAATATTCGAGTTTTCAAACATCGAATCGAAGTCCGGGTTCGTGCGTGACGGAGGGAAGTCTTGGATTAGATGCAGAAATTGATCGTTTGAGTCGCAACAAGCAAGTTCTGGTGATGGAATTAGTGAAACTCAGGCAGCAACAACAAAAGACTTTGTCATATCTTAAAACAATGGAACAAAGGCTCAAAAGGGCAGAAATGGAGCAAAAACAAACTGTAAGTTTGTTGGCAAAAGCTATACAGAACCCCACGTTCTTGCAACAAATATTGCAGCTTCTAATCCAGAAGAAAGACCCACAAGGAGTAACAAGCAACAAAAGGAGAAGAAGAATATTAAACCATGTCTCGAAAATTGTTGGGGCTGAAGAATTAGTGTTCCATGAAGGGGAAAATTCGAATATTCCCACAACTGGTAATGTTTGTTTTCCAGAATTAGGCCAAGAAAGTGAAGAAAATGGGGACAAAATTGATGTTGGAACTGGGAAATTTGGGAATGGAGACTTCTATGTTAAAGTAGAGCCTCAAGAGTATGGTGACATTCCAAGATTTGATGATTTGGAGCTTGAGAGATTGGCTTTGAGTATGCAAAAACGTCAACTGGTTATGGGGGAAAAATCTTTGGAAAGAGGGGAATGTAAGCCAGTTGACGAAGGGATTTTGGAAGAATTGATAACTGAGAGGGTTGATGAAATTGAGACACTTTGTGATGAGGAGGATGGAGATGATTTGGTTGAGCAACTGGGATTATTGGTCGGAAAACTAAAATACAAGTCAGTAGATGAAAGGTTCTGGGAAGAATTAATAAATGAGGAGCTAGATGTTATTGGGACACTTGGTGAGAAGG GTAGGCATGCTTAA